The Chryseolinea soli genome contains a region encoding:
- a CDS encoding DUF5946 family protein, whose translation MSEQYHELSFYTLAHPDNLYFIHQHIVDAQTAQTADARTKPIAIIYALSGLYLMIEKNYTGRQVQQAHLQLSKNKKNLPSFRLPEKRGEITVQEVLKAPPGPERDAAIRDWCVSVWEAYRSVRDIIIRYCDENLK comes from the coding sequence ATGTCAGAACAATACCACGAACTCTCCTTCTATACCCTCGCCCACCCCGACAATTTATATTTCATCCATCAACATATAGTAGACGCGCAAACCGCACAGACGGCAGATGCCAGGACAAAGCCCATCGCTATTATTTATGCTTTGTCAGGATTATACTTAATGATTGAGAAAAACTACACAGGCCGCCAAGTTCAACAAGCCCACCTGCAGCTCTCCAAAAACAAAAAGAACTTACCGTCTTTCCGTTTACCCGAAAAAAGAGGCGAAATAACCGTACAGGAAGTTTTGAAAGCACCGCCTGGACCAGAGCGAGACGCCGCGATCAGAGATTGGTGTGTTTCGGTTTGGGAAGCATACAGAAGCGTTCGGGATATAATAATTAGATATTGTGATGAGAATTTAAAATAA
- a CDS encoding SusC/RagA family TonB-linked outer membrane protein, producing MKNRYLLLGMLLVAHLQAMSQHDPVYAAATRPRVAQQRTGDASSLKQALTDLEHSFAISIAYKDEWIENKQVRFSARNFKAVEQALDSVLKDTGLYYEKAGDGFYVIYKKTARTAEQPQSSTVLVPALALNKVEDFDTFLERDMVRDVARREELLAQTVTGTIREEGGAGFPGVNVVVKGTTTGTTTDADGRYSIVVDNENAVLVFSFVGYATQEITVAGRSVIDVNMAPDLKSLDEVVVTALGIERSAKSLGYSTSKVSSDAFAVNRSTNVMNTLQGKIAGVNVTSLGTGPGGSSKIRIRGQSSIGGQNTPLIVVNGVPIDNTNFGTNQGNTAGDNSVNNKGGGASTDGGDGLNSINPDDVESMTVLKGATAAALYGSRAQNGVIMITTKSRNSLTKGVGVTYNMNFTDEKVLDYTDYQYEYGQGENGLGPASAGALPNPTTGQWSFGPKIEPGMTQLLFNNVQVPYVAQKGIINQFYRHGQNFTNSVSVSANGEKGGMNLSVSNMDSKGVTPNNTFNRKTLNLGFGYDLSSKLSFKGNVNYANEYSKNPPVVSDQDNSIPTSLYAMANTMPLDVLRDNRYNAGGGEYVYSRFTNRTNPYWVLDQVKQNIRRDRIFGNLSAKYNFTKWLNLQVRGGQDYWSRDADYINLPTGKASISSGSVNSAVSGFYNGLYTQESRRFRETNIDFLLRANKDFQNFGVDVSVGGNRMHRRSDTNTVQVTDFAVKDLYTVQNGRAKDPTYDLVTRSVNSLYGMAEVNYKQFLYLNLTTRDDWFSTLSPGKRKKNYSSVSASYVFSQMMGGDLNWLDFGKIRAAYARVGSDSDVPPYSQQLIYTVNANQFQGQPVGTSGTIVPNLTLSPMQVDETELGLELKMFGNRVNMDVAVYRKITTDQIVRAQISDASGFINTLINHGKSQNKGIELMLNVVPLRTDNFQWDLTFNGAYNITKVLSLLTTNDGENITVGTHVFNGYVQQIVGQEMGQIVGFGYRRDDGSVEADHKGMIVYGANGVALPTTKLIPFGSALPKWVGGITNSFNYKGITASVLIDFKLGGKVLSGTNFNAYRHGLSKETLFGREGGIDPVTGAQKGAVVGVGVDVNSNINTKAAGAEDFYSVVRGSGIVEPVIYNAGYWKLRQITVGYDFTKFLKATFPIKGIRLSFVANNVLMIKKWVPNIDPESFSYSSDNVVGLESPSVPTTRSIGFNLNVKF from the coding sequence ATGAAAAATCGCTACCTATTGCTCGGCATGTTGCTCGTGGCGCATCTGCAGGCCATGTCGCAGCACGACCCCGTCTACGCGGCGGCTACCCGTCCCCGCGTCGCGCAGCAACGTACGGGCGACGCGAGCTCGTTAAAGCAAGCGTTGACCGATTTGGAACATTCCTTTGCGATCTCCATCGCCTACAAGGACGAGTGGATTGAAAACAAACAGGTACGCTTTTCGGCCCGCAACTTCAAGGCCGTGGAACAAGCGCTGGATAGTGTCTTGAAAGACACGGGCCTCTATTATGAAAAGGCTGGCGATGGCTTCTATGTCATCTACAAGAAGACTGCCCGCACTGCCGAGCAACCCCAAAGTTCGACCGTGCTCGTGCCTGCGCTCGCGCTCAACAAGGTGGAAGATTTTGACACCTTCCTCGAACGCGACATGGTGCGTGATGTGGCGCGCCGCGAAGAACTGTTGGCTCAGACGGTGACCGGTACCATCCGCGAAGAAGGCGGAGCGGGTTTCCCCGGGGTGAACGTGGTGGTGAAGGGAACAACCACCGGGACCACTACCGATGCCGACGGTCGCTACTCCATTGTAGTGGACAACGAGAACGCCGTACTGGTGTTTTCTTTTGTCGGTTATGCCACGCAGGAAATAACCGTGGCGGGACGCAGCGTGATTGACGTGAACATGGCGCCCGACTTGAAATCATTGGATGAAGTGGTGGTCACTGCGCTGGGTATCGAGCGGTCGGCAAAGAGCTTGGGCTATTCCACTTCGAAAGTGAGCTCCGATGCGTTTGCCGTGAACCGTTCGACCAATGTGATGAACACGCTGCAAGGCAAGATCGCCGGTGTGAACGTGACCTCGTTGGGCACAGGTCCCGGGGGGTCGTCCAAGATCCGCATCCGGGGTCAGTCTTCGATCGGTGGTCAGAACACGCCACTGATCGTAGTCAACGGCGTGCCGATAGATAACACCAATTTCGGTACTAACCAGGGAAATACGGCCGGCGATAATTCGGTGAACAACAAAGGCGGTGGCGCCTCGACCGACGGCGGCGACGGCCTCAACAGCATCAACCCCGACGACGTCGAAAGCATGACGGTGTTGAAAGGCGCAACGGCTGCAGCCTTGTACGGATCACGTGCCCAGAACGGTGTGATCATGATCACCACCAAGTCGCGGAATTCCCTCACCAAGGGTGTGGGCGTGACGTATAACATGAACTTTACCGACGAAAAAGTGCTGGACTACACGGACTATCAATATGAGTACGGGCAGGGCGAGAACGGCCTCGGCCCCGCTTCTGCGGGAGCGTTGCCCAACCCCACGACCGGCCAGTGGTCTTTCGGACCCAAGATCGAGCCGGGCATGACGCAGCTTTTGTTCAACAACGTGCAGGTTCCCTATGTTGCGCAAAAGGGTATCATCAACCAGTTCTACCGCCACGGTCAGAATTTTACCAATAGCGTTTCCGTGTCTGCCAATGGCGAAAAGGGAGGGATGAATTTGTCGGTGTCCAACATGGACAGCAAGGGCGTCACACCCAACAACACTTTCAACCGCAAAACGTTGAACCTGGGCTTTGGCTATGACCTGTCGTCCAAGTTGAGTTTTAAGGGAAACGTGAACTATGCCAACGAGTACAGCAAAAATCCCCCGGTAGTGTCCGACCAGGACAATTCCATACCGACATCGTTGTACGCTATGGCGAACACCATGCCGCTCGATGTGTTAAGAGATAACCGGTACAACGCCGGCGGAGGCGAATATGTGTACTCCCGGTTTACCAACCGTACGAATCCGTACTGGGTGCTGGACCAGGTGAAGCAGAACATCCGGAGAGACCGGATATTCGGAAACCTTTCGGCGAAATACAATTTTACCAAGTGGCTTAATCTGCAGGTTCGCGGCGGACAGGATTACTGGTCGCGGGATGCGGACTACATCAACCTGCCCACGGGAAAAGCCTCCATCAGTTCGGGTTCGGTGAACTCGGCCGTGTCTGGGTTCTACAACGGCCTCTACACGCAGGAGTCACGCCGGTTCCGCGAAACCAATATCGACTTTCTGCTGAGGGCCAACAAGGACTTCCAGAACTTTGGGGTGGATGTGAGCGTAGGTGGAAACCGGATGCACCGGCGTTCGGACACCAACACCGTGCAGGTGACAGACTTTGCGGTAAAAGATTTGTACACCGTTCAAAACGGTCGCGCAAAGGATCCGACCTATGACCTGGTAACACGCAGCGTGAATTCCCTCTATGGTATGGCAGAAGTGAACTACAAACAATTCCTGTACTTGAATCTCACCACCCGCGACGACTGGTTTTCCACCTTGTCGCCCGGAAAGCGGAAGAAGAACTATTCTTCGGTATCGGCCAGCTATGTCTTTTCGCAAATGATGGGTGGCGATTTGAATTGGCTAGACTTCGGCAAGATCAGGGCTGCCTATGCACGTGTGGGTAGCGACTCGGATGTGCCGCCGTACTCACAACAGTTGATCTATACGGTCAATGCCAATCAGTTTCAGGGCCAGCCCGTGGGAACCTCCGGGACCATCGTACCCAATCTCACCTTGAGTCCCATGCAGGTGGACGAAACGGAGTTGGGACTCGAGTTGAAGATGTTCGGCAACCGCGTCAACATGGATGTGGCCGTCTATAGGAAGATCACCACCGATCAAATCGTTCGGGCGCAGATCTCGGATGCCTCCGGGTTTATCAACACGCTGATCAACCATGGCAAAAGCCAAAACAAGGGTATCGAACTCATGCTGAACGTGGTGCCCCTGAGGACCGATAATTTTCAGTGGGACCTTACCTTCAACGGTGCCTATAACATCACGAAGGTGCTCAGTCTATTGACTACCAATGATGGTGAGAATATCACGGTGGGAACGCACGTATTCAACGGCTATGTACAGCAGATCGTCGGACAAGAAATGGGTCAGATCGTTGGCTTCGGCTACCGGAGAGACGATGGGTCCGTCGAGGCCGATCACAAGGGTATGATTGTTTACGGGGCCAACGGCGTGGCCTTGCCCACGACCAAACTGATCCCCTTCGGCAGTGCGTTGCCAAAATGGGTCGGGGGGATCACAAACTCCTTCAACTACAAAGGCATCACGGCTTCCGTCCTCATCGACTTCAAGCTGGGTGGTAAGGTGCTGTCGGGAACAAACTTTAACGCCTATCGTCACGGGCTCTCCAAGGAAACACTGTTTGGCAGAGAAGGTGGCATTGACCCGGTCACGGGTGCTCAAAAGGGTGCCGTGGTGGGCGTGGGTGTCGACGTCAACAGCAACATCAACACGAAGGCCGCCGGAGCAGAAGACTTCTATTCAGTGGTGCGGGGCTCGGGAATCGTGGAGCCGGTCATTTACAATGCGGGTTACTGGAAACTTCGCCAGATCACGGTGGGCTATGACTTCACGAAATTTCTCAAAGCGACATTCCCCATCAAGGGTATCCGGTTGAGCTTTGTGGCCAACAACGTGCTGATGATCAAAAAGTGGGTTCCCAACATCGACCCCGAGAGCTTCAGCTACAGTTCAGACAACGTAGTGGGCTTGGAGTCGCCGAGTGTACCCACCACACGGAGCATCGGGTTCAACTTGAATGTCAAATTTTAA
- a CDS encoding SusD/RagB family nutrient-binding outer membrane lipoprotein, with product MKKILNLSLLVFAFSIITSCEKDFDDINTSKTGITNLDPALVLNDAVIFLSYPAGTASYELGIVQQAISSNTGVLLGANFNQVNINNTPANWTNYYQNVVKYTSDAIGKTQSDPTRANLMNMTRIVQAMAFMILTDTYGSIPYTDAGKGFPDQVFFPDYQKQDVVYSSILAELTAATDALDASGKIETSDVLFGGNIAKWKKFGYSLLLRAGMRLSERDATAAAAAVAHAFAGGVITDNADNAVVKHDANFVNPLGNLLNGTEAANFYLAEPFVKALQNNNDPRLSAIAVRYVGASSGPAQVAGVATTAAANQYGMPMGSTDGTADVAGAALPGGGSRYAFSQIDRTRLVKRTSPMFLVTAGQSNLLLAEARVRGWITSGVASDYFVAGIKAHMNQMALYDANSAVAAADRDTYSDAMLATFAGNEMTQIGYEYWIASFLNGPEAWANFRRTGFPVLAVNPYPGRTVDFITRLTYPPSEILVNSTNVQQAISDQGPDNLDTKLWWDAN from the coding sequence ATGAAAAAGATATTAAACCTCAGTTTGCTGGTGTTTGCTTTTAGCATCATCACGTCTTGCGAAAAGGATTTTGACGATATCAATACAAGCAAGACCGGCATCACCAATCTGGACCCCGCGTTGGTCCTGAACGATGCCGTGATCTTTTTATCGTATCCCGCCGGAACGGCGAGCTATGAATTGGGTATTGTGCAGCAGGCCATTTCGTCTAATACGGGCGTGCTGTTGGGTGCCAATTTCAACCAGGTGAACATCAACAATACGCCTGCGAATTGGACAAACTACTATCAGAACGTCGTGAAGTATACCAGCGACGCCATCGGCAAAACCCAGTCTGATCCGACGCGCGCCAACCTGATGAACATGACCCGCATCGTGCAAGCTATGGCGTTCATGATCCTCACCGACACCTATGGAAGCATACCGTATACCGACGCGGGAAAAGGTTTTCCCGACCAGGTTTTCTTTCCGGACTATCAAAAACAGGACGTCGTCTATTCCAGCATATTGGCCGAGTTAACCGCCGCCACGGACGCCCTGGATGCCAGCGGCAAAATTGAAACCTCCGATGTGCTGTTTGGCGGAAACATTGCGAAGTGGAAAAAATTCGGATACTCGCTTTTGCTGCGGGCCGGTATGCGTCTGAGCGAAAGGGATGCTACGGCAGCCGCTGCGGCAGTAGCCCATGCGTTCGCCGGTGGAGTGATTACGGACAACGCAGACAATGCCGTGGTCAAGCACGACGCCAATTTTGTTAACCCACTCGGTAATTTGTTAAATGGCACAGAAGCGGCCAACTTCTATCTGGCGGAGCCTTTTGTGAAGGCCCTTCAAAACAACAACGATCCAAGGCTGTCGGCCATCGCGGTTCGTTATGTTGGAGCATCGTCGGGCCCGGCGCAAGTCGCAGGTGTGGCAACGACCGCAGCGGCCAACCAGTATGGCATGCCGATGGGAAGCACGGACGGCACGGCCGACGTGGCCGGCGCAGCCTTGCCGGGTGGTGGCAGTCGCTATGCATTCAGCCAGATCGACCGGACGCGCCTGGTGAAACGAACCTCGCCCATGTTTCTGGTCACTGCCGGTCAATCCAATTTGTTGCTGGCCGAAGCCCGTGTGCGGGGATGGATCACCAGTGGCGTGGCATCGGACTATTTCGTGGCGGGCATTAAGGCGCACATGAATCAGATGGCGTTGTACGATGCAAACTCCGCCGTGGCGGCCGCCGATCGTGATACCTATTCAGACGCTATGCTGGCAACTTTCGCGGGCAATGAAATGACCCAGATCGGATACGAATATTGGATCGCTTCCTTCCTGAATGGTCCCGAGGCCTGGGCAAATTTCAGACGCACCGGATTTCCGGTCCTGGCGGTCAATCCCTATCCCGGAAGGACGGTTGATTTCATCACCCGACTCACATATCCGCCTTCGGAGATCCTGGTGAACAGCACCAACGTTCAGCAGGCCATCAGTGACCAAGGGCCCGACAACCTGGATACAAAATTATGGTGGGATGCCAATTGA
- a CDS encoding FecR domain-containing protein produces the protein MKKYVNFSVNDFVTDDYFQYWVSHPAEENPRIFWEAWLEQHPEKREDVEEARAILESIRFSNHTLSHEDLTQLWDRIRDIDNSRELKRHQPGIARGWYAAAAVTLILMLSAFFLFQQQKPWREYHTAYGETKTVVLPDNSQVILNANSTLRILKGWDEKADREIWLEGEGLFSVVHTKNNQPFRVRTDDGVSVDVLGTVFNVYKRTLKTTVILKSGQIRLNLPMAKSQEKILMKPGEMVEFKGKKYKKEEVDPQLYTAWTQNKIILNHTSLGEMVRMLRDNYGLEVKVTDATLLEQTVSGSMPLANAEELLQQMAKAFQLKITRDGSTITIEE, from the coding sequence GTGAAAAAGTACGTTAACTTCTCTGTAAATGACTTCGTTACCGATGATTATTTTCAGTATTGGGTGTCACACCCCGCCGAGGAGAACCCGCGCATCTTTTGGGAAGCCTGGCTTGAGCAGCATCCCGAAAAACGCGAGGATGTAGAGGAAGCCCGCGCGATCCTGGAGAGCATCCGTTTCTCCAACCATACCCTCAGCCACGAAGACCTTACCCAACTTTGGGACCGCATCCGCGACATTGACAACAGCCGAGAACTGAAACGCCATCAGCCGGGGATTGCTCGCGGATGGTACGCCGCGGCCGCTGTTACACTCATTCTTATGCTGAGCGCATTTTTTCTATTCCAACAGCAAAAGCCCTGGAGAGAATACCACACTGCCTATGGCGAAACCAAAACCGTGGTGTTGCCCGACAACTCACAGGTCATCCTCAACGCAAACTCGACCCTACGCATTCTTAAGGGTTGGGATGAGAAAGCCGACCGCGAGATCTGGCTCGAAGGCGAAGGGCTCTTCTCGGTGGTGCACACCAAAAATAACCAACCCTTTCGCGTGCGCACCGACGACGGTGTGAGTGTCGATGTGTTGGGCACGGTGTTCAATGTCTATAAGCGGACGCTCAAAACCACGGTCATTCTCAAGTCCGGTCAGATCCGCCTGAACCTGCCGATGGCCAAATCGCAGGAAAAGATCCTGATGAAGCCGGGTGAGATGGTCGAATTCAAGGGCAAGAAATACAAGAAGGAAGAAGTGGACCCGCAGCTCTACACGGCCTGGACGCAAAACAAGATCATTCTCAACCACACCAGCCTCGGCGAGATGGTGCGCATGCTCCGCGACAACTATGGGTTGGAAGTGAAAGTGACCGACGCCACACTGCTGGAACAAACCGTGTCGGGATCCATGCCCTTGGCGAATGCCGAAGAGCTGTTGCAGCAAATGGCAAAGGCTTTTCAATTGAAGATCACGCGCGACGGCTCTACGATCACCATCGAAGAATAG
- a CDS encoding RraA family protein: MKRLVLFLCAALSMLATQAQQISKEELLFLTPEWKGERFPDGRPKVPDNILKRMKLVTLEEAWAVLKGENYKHNYEDGWECINPDSVLVGRALTATFMPGRPDVQRVIDKKGHEQDGRIKSQNSWPIDMLVKGDVYVVDQFGAHEDGPTIGDNLGNSIYTKSGNGIVYDGAIRDIVGLKEIGSFTSFFRTYHPSHHLNDPNGELNTTLVGINKPTRIGHAMVLPGDVVLGRNGGVIFIPPHLAEKVVKTSEIVRLRDMFGHQRLREQKYTPGQIDSKWSDAIEKDFSQWLNQHIDKLPVPKDQIQEYLKTRTW, encoded by the coding sequence ATGAAGCGACTTGTTTTATTTCTGTGTGCCGCGTTGTCGATGCTGGCCACGCAAGCTCAACAGATCTCCAAAGAGGAACTGCTCTTTCTGACGCCCGAATGGAAAGGCGAACGCTTTCCTGACGGGCGCCCGAAAGTGCCGGACAATATCCTGAAGCGCATGAAGCTGGTCACGCTGGAAGAAGCGTGGGCCGTGTTGAAAGGCGAGAACTATAAACACAACTACGAAGACGGCTGGGAATGCATCAATCCCGACAGCGTGCTGGTGGGCCGGGCATTAACGGCCACCTTCATGCCGGGCCGGCCCGATGTGCAACGTGTCATCGACAAGAAAGGGCATGAACAGGACGGCCGCATCAAGTCGCAAAACTCGTGGCCGATCGACATGCTGGTGAAGGGTGACGTTTATGTGGTAGATCAATTCGGTGCGCATGAGGACGGCCCCACGATTGGCGACAACCTGGGCAATTCCATTTACACCAAAAGCGGCAACGGCATTGTTTACGACGGTGCCATCCGCGACATCGTAGGCTTGAAGGAGATCGGATCGTTTACGTCGTTTTTCAGGACCTATCATCCTTCACACCATCTCAACGATCCCAACGGCGAGTTGAACACTACGTTGGTAGGCATTAACAAGCCCACGCGCATCGGTCATGCGATGGTGCTTCCGGGCGATGTGGTGTTGGGGCGCAACGGAGGTGTGATCTTTATTCCGCCACACCTCGCCGAAAAGGTGGTGAAGACTTCCGAGATCGTGCGGCTGCGCGACATGTTTGGTCATCAGCGCTTGCGCGAACAGAAGTACACGCCGGGTCAGATCGACTCCAAGTGGTCCGACGCCATCGAAAAAGATTTCTCCCAATGGCTCAATCAACACATCGACAAACTTCCCGTGCCCAAAGATCAGATCCAGGAGTATCTGAAGACGCGCACATGGTAA
- a CDS encoding COR domain-containing protein — protein MTPIQIIRKIESQTRTKLQNIDDIEVPREFRPSPGDWNSTLFEFLKVAFRVSDSGKKWYDVVDHKIAAYQIEDDELTTLVLINVGLADIPDTIFECKYLHRLVLNSNHIAKINSKLSSLSRLQFLDISNNSIEKLSENLGLPNSLSVLDLSYNSIEKIPQSINRLKNLTSLFISGNDIREMPTTVLDIVPLCMAHDKLREVKSQKDLIIRSQKYEEAAGLRDIELTLLDKMEVGLYAFDTNISNLPPEILSRGIDSIKEYWKSLEIGSRQPLNEVKLILVGEGGCGKTSLMKRLTRDEFNSNESQTHGINIREWSMIREKDSSVMARIWDFGGQEIMHSTHQFFLSKRSIYLVVIDSRKDEKVEYWLKNIESFGGDSPVLLVINKVDENPGFDINRKFIQNKYKSIAGFFRVSCSNGEGLNELKRGIVSSLMNVKHLDTLWRKEWFLIKEGLQEANKNYISYDSFIAICVENKVVDPAEQSELLSFLSDLGIMLNYRDLALQDTNVLNPHWITNAVYQIINSRLIIEAQGVLNFKSLSSILDKKNYPENKFNYIISLMKKFELCYDLDNQRVLIPDLLGIEEPELQITPQIKFYIQYAFLPKSIIPRFIVRMHRDIKKNNSWRTGAILTNAKYAARAIVKSDEEEKRISIYVEGKQPRDFFAIIRHTLEDINNSFEKLVFEERVAIPNSELSISFNHLLTLEGKGIQDYVPEGSSEEIDVSEVLGTVRKTAKEEFEEKIMEQLSFLRNKFDDKDTVLSEANKILELKPNIAGIGINLNALVDKVFKRKRKKT, from the coding sequence ATGACCCCGATACAAATAATTCGTAAGATCGAAAGCCAAACCAGAACCAAGCTTCAAAATATTGATGATATAGAGGTGCCAAGAGAATTTCGCCCCTCACCAGGAGATTGGAATAGTACATTGTTTGAATTCTTAAAGGTTGCCTTTAGGGTTTCTGATTCAGGCAAGAAATGGTATGACGTCGTGGATCACAAAATCGCTGCCTATCAGATCGAAGATGACGAATTAACCACGTTGGTTTTGATAAACGTAGGGTTGGCCGATATTCCCGATACAATCTTTGAGTGCAAGTATTTACACAGATTGGTTCTTAATAGTAACCATATTGCCAAAATTAATTCAAAACTTAGTTCTCTATCGCGACTGCAATTTCTAGATATTAGCAATAATAGTATTGAAAAACTATCTGAGAATTTAGGGTTGCCCAATAGTCTATCGGTATTAGATCTCAGTTATAATAGTATCGAAAAGATTCCGCAGAGTATCAACAGGCTTAAAAATCTTACCTCACTCTTTATTTCCGGGAATGACATTAGAGAGATGCCAACCACAGTTCTCGACATAGTCCCACTGTGTATGGCTCATGACAAGTTGCGAGAGGTAAAAAGCCAAAAAGACTTAATAATTAGAAGTCAAAAATATGAAGAAGCTGCTGGTCTAAGGGATATTGAATTGACCTTACTAGACAAAATGGAAGTTGGTTTATATGCATTTGATACCAATATTTCAAATTTGCCCCCTGAAATTTTGTCTCGAGGAATTGATTCAATCAAGGAATATTGGAAGTCTCTTGAGATAGGTAGCCGTCAACCACTTAATGAAGTCAAATTAATCCTTGTTGGCGAAGGGGGGTGCGGCAAGACATCTTTAATGAAAAGACTAACAAGAGATGAGTTCAATTCAAATGAAAGTCAAACTCACGGAATTAATATTCGCGAGTGGAGCATGATTAGGGAAAAGGATAGCAGCGTGATGGCTAGGATCTGGGATTTTGGCGGCCAAGAAATAATGCATTCGACACATCAGTTTTTTTTGTCCAAAAGAAGCATCTACCTGGTTGTTATTGATAGCAGAAAAGACGAGAAAGTTGAGTATTGGCTTAAGAATATTGAAAGCTTTGGCGGCGATTCTCCTGTGTTGCTTGTTATCAATAAAGTGGACGAGAATCCTGGATTCGACATTAATAGAAAATTTATTCAAAATAAATATAAATCTATAGCCGGTTTTTTTCGTGTCTCTTGTAGCAACGGGGAAGGATTAAACGAATTGAAGCGGGGAATTGTCAGCTCTTTAATGAATGTTAAGCATTTAGACACGCTTTGGAGGAAGGAATGGTTTTTAATAAAGGAAGGCCTTCAGGAGGCAAACAAAAACTACATTTCATATGATAGTTTTATTGCGATTTGTGTAGAAAACAAAGTTGTAGATCCTGCTGAACAATCGGAGTTATTAAGTTTCCTTAGTGACCTGGGCATAATGCTGAATTATAGAGATTTAGCCTTGCAGGACACGAATGTGCTAAACCCACATTGGATCACCAATGCAGTCTATCAGATTATTAATTCAAGATTGATAATTGAAGCACAGGGAGTGTTGAATTTTAAATCCCTTTCTTCTATTCTAGACAAAAAAAATTATCCTGAAAATAAGTTCAACTATATAATTTCTTTGATGAAGAAGTTTGAACTTTGCTACGACTTAGACAACCAACGAGTACTGATTCCAGACTTGTTAGGCATTGAGGAACCTGAGTTGCAAATAACCCCACAGATAAAGTTCTACATTCAATACGCATTTCTCCCCAAATCAATTATTCCACGTTTTATAGTAAGAATGCACAGGGATATCAAGAAGAACAATAGCTGGCGTACCGGTGCTATTCTTACAAATGCAAAATATGCGGCAAGGGCAATTGTAAAATCTGACGAGGAGGAAAAACGCATTTCTATATATGTTGAAGGAAAGCAGCCACGTGATTTTTTTGCAATCATTAGACATACGTTGGAGGATATTAATAACTCGTTCGAAAAACTGGTTTTTGAAGAGCGTGTTGCAATTCCCAACTCTGAGCTATCAATCAGTTTTAATCATTTGTTGACCCTTGAGGGAAAGGGTATTCAAGATTATGTGCCAGAAGGATCATCGGAAGAAATAGATGTAAGCGAGGTGTTGGGTACAGTAAGAAAGACTGCGAAGGAGGAATTTGAAGAAAAAATTATGGAGCAATTGTCCTTTTTGAGAAATAAGTTCGATGACAAAGATACGGTGCTAAGTGAGGCCAACAAAATCTTAGAACTTAAACCAAACATAGCCGGGATAGGGATAAATTTAAATGCCTTGGTGGATAAGGTCTTTAAAAGAAAGAGGAAGAAAACTTGA